The Miscanthus floridulus cultivar M001 chromosome 6, ASM1932011v1, whole genome shotgun sequence genomic interval ATTAAATCCAATGCAAGGCAAGATGGCGTTAGAGGCGCAATCATCTAGCATTCTAGCCACAATCTGACCTCGTCACACGCCAGAGAACACCGCTTAAAATTCTCGTCTCAGTGATTGACTCATTCCTCGGAGAATCTGAATGTATGTATATTGGTGATTGGTCTGAAAACGCTACTTATTTCAGAAACTGAAGAAGTGGACAGAAGACAGAACCCTAGTATTTCAATTCAGAAACTGAAGAAGACATGGACAAAGCCCTATTACAGAAGCTGAAGAAATGGACAGCACTCAACGCACGTACTACTACTAATCAAGACTCGAGAGAGGAGCGTAAGTCTCCTCTGGTATATATTTAGTCAACTTTGATTGGTTCGCCTGTCCATGTCTTCTCTGACGAGCAGAGCAGTCGCCTGCATCTCTGGCTAATCTCCAACTAATACGGTAGTTGTTTGACTTGGTTCAGATCGGCGTCCAAAGTCTTGATTCAGACTTCATTTAGTAGCATATATCTCCATCATCTGTAGTTTAATTTTGCTTGCCTGGCCTGGTCTTTAACGCTCATCGAGTGTAGCTGTGCTTGATCGAATCATTCTTGAAGAAATCAAATGCCCCATGATCTGTCACGTCAAAACCTCCCCTGGGATGAACATATCAAATGCCCTCTGATCTGTCATGTAAAAACCTCCCTTGGGATGAACaactcaagcgaacagggtgcaaGTGACCCCTGAAATGGAAAGTTTTTGATGATCTGTCATCTCAAAACGACTTCTCTAGCTCCATCATGTCATTTGTTTCATTTGGAAGTTGCGAGCATACCTGGgcatcgggccggcccggcccggcccggcacggtcacgggccggcccggcacgatGGCTATCGGGCCATGGAGGCACGCCGTGCCCTGCGGGCCGTGCCGCATCGGCCTgcgggcctggccttcggcccaggcacgggccTGTGGGCCATTTTTCGTGCCGTGCTGGCCCGTGAGGCACGGCAAAAATaacaggccgtgccagcccacagccCGTTAAATCTAAAACACCTCCAAATAAACATCTCAATCCATTCAAATATCAAAAAGAGctgttttgtgcaatgctgcctcattaaaaacctacctaggtaaaactcacccttgtgagaaaccctaggcaggaaaaaagagtgcagccagctcCAAATGTCTTAATCTTACATAGTTATTACAGACCATTGTTCAAAGGTTCAAATGAAAACTAAGCAAGTGAGTGAGGGACACATCCACTCTCAACTCACACAAAAGTACTCCAACACTCCCAGCCAACCAATGCCACTGTCAGCCACCAGATCCATCATCTTCACCTTCTGGTTCATCCAGGAACAGATTCTCGAATGCATCTTCAATTTCCTTGGTATCAGCAGCTTCATGTTGTTCCCTCTTCTCTCCTAGCTCCCAGTCCTTCAACAAGGTCAGCATCTCAACATGTTCTGGTTTCAAGCTCTGGCGCCGTTCTTCTAGGATCCTCCCTGCTAAGCTGAAATAAGACTCTGAAGAACAAGTGGAAACAGGAACTGACATGATATCTCTGGCCATAATAGCCAGGATAggataggttagtttgtggtccTTCCACCACAGAAGAATGTCAAAACCATCCTCATAAGCAGTTATGCAGTCGCTGTCCAAATAGCTTGAAAGTTCAGAAGCAGTAGAGTGAGAAGAAGAACAGGCAGTGCCACTGGAAGGACCAGGCAGACCTGATCCTCCAAAAATTACCCCCCAAGCCTGTTTTCTCTTACCAGTGGGTGGGGTAGGACCAGCAaccctttgtgacctggttgcaccaaactttctcaaatatttCTCAAACATTTTATGCAACTCAGTTTTCAAATCAGCATAGTAAGTAGTGTAATCAGTACCAGTATATTCAGTAAGTAAATGGAGGACCCTTTGCATACCTCTCAGCTTAGCTCTAgggtcaagaatgaatgcaaataagTATAAGAGAGGAATGTCCTTCCAATACTTGAGAAATTTATGCTGCATAGGGTACACAAAGGGTCTAAGATTAACATCTctttcacatgcatgcaaatgagtTGCAATCTCCAGAACATGGTGCAGCACAAGAGGACTggtaggataataaacaccagacagtGTAACAGTAGAGTCATAAAATACTTCCAGGAACTCCAATATTTTCCCAGCCACGTGCCAATGGGCTGGAGACAACAGTGCATAAccataatttgaatttatgaacacaGAAAATACTTCACTGTAAGGAACCAAGTGTTTTAGCATGAGAtaagtagcattccatctaacatccatgtctAAGCCAAATTTTCTAGGTCTCATACCTTTAGCTTCATAGTAGTTTCtaaacatagcaattctttgattagaggagttcaagaaattaattgcagttctaaaatcctCTATATAAGGTTTGATTCTTTTTAGTCCAGATTTGACTATCAGATTAATAATGTGACAAGCACAGCGTTGATGCACAAGACTGTAACCAGGTGCAGCATCATCAGGTGCAGGATCACAACCAAGATAACCAGTAAACATGGGTGTCAAagtttccatagccttagcattagaagatgCATTATCTAAAGTGATAGAAAAGATTTTATCAACCAAGCCATACTCCTCAACAACAGATGCAATGGAAGCAGaaatgttttcaccagaatgcTTAACTTGAATCAACCTAAGACCAACAATCTTCTTTTGCAATTCCCAATcagcattcacatagtgagcaacaacagatatgtaatcctctttagcattaccagaccatatgtcagaagtcaaagcaacagatgCAGAAGCATGCACACAGTTCCTAATCATAGCACGACGTTCAGCAAATAACTTAtccagatctctagtggtggttcttctagatgatctaacaaatcttgggttatgagaatttttaatatattcctcaaatgcatcagtgtcaccaaaaccaagaggaagatcaagcctagcaatcaatctACACAGTTCAGTTCTAGCAACAGCAGGATCATAGTTCCAATTATGCAAAGACCCATCAGCATTAAAAGCTAGTCGAGACTGAACCCTAGAAGCATTATCAAGTTTCTGTTTGCAAGATTTTTGGTGCCTAAGAATGTGACCAGTACCAGCAGTAGATCTAGCACTCAACACAGTTCTACACATCTTACATATAGCTCTAACACGGACATCAACACCATTAATCGTCTCATAAACCTCCTCAAAGTCACCCCAGCACTGAGACTTGCGCTTACCAAGTCCAGAAACAGCACCAGAGGAAGGAGTACGAGTACCATTACCATCAGCATTACCATTAACACCAGTGTAGTTGGAGTGGGTGTTGGAGTCCACCGTCCCTGTCCCCATTGCCCCTGCATCGACGGCATCGACGTCGATCGCCGGCTGTGTCCCGCGGGTGGCGTCATCAAACACCGCAAAGGGGTCACGGCCGTCGTCGTCGTGCTCCGGGGACAGCCCAGCCGTGACCAAGTCATCGTCGCCAGTCACAGGGAACATGGCACCGTCGCCCTGCGAGTCACACGCCATGGGGCCCTCGGCCGCGGACGGCTGAactccagcaccgttcctcaacggtgcgcggCTACGGCTTGGCCGTGGTGCCATTGCCCGTCGTCCGTCTACGCCAAGGCTAGTTGACGACGAGGCATCGGCAGCAGACCTGCAAAGAAAAAGAACACGCAAAGAAGAAAAGGATGAGAAAATGATCCCAAAAACAGAATCAAAACACTGAGAAACGTATAGATctaggggcta includes:
- the LOC136460179 gene encoding zinc finger BED domain-containing protein DAYSLEEPER-like — encoded protein: MACDSQGDGAMFPVTGDDDLVTAGLSPEHDDDGRDPFAVFDDATRGTQPAIDVDAVDAGAMGTGTVDSNTHSNYTGVNGNADGNGTRTPSSGAVSGLGKRKSQCWGDFEEVYETINGVDVRVRAICKMCRTVLSARSTAGTGHILRHQKSCKQKLDNASRVQSRLAFNADGSLHNWNYDPAVARTELCRLIARLDLPLGFGDTDAFEEYIKNSHNPRFVRSSRRTTTRDLDKLFAERRAMIRNCVHASASVALTSDIWSGNAKEDYISVVAHYVNADWELQKKIVGLRLIQVKHSGENISASIASVVEEYGLVDKIFSITLDNASSNAKAMETLTPMFTGYLGCDPAPDDAAPGYSLVHQRCACHIINLIVKSGLKRIKPYIEDFRTAINFLNSSNQRIAMFRNYYEAKGMRPRKFGLDMDVRWNATYLMLKHLVPYSEVFSVFINSNYGYALLSPAHWHVAGKILEFLEVFYDSTVTLSGVYYPTSPLVLHHVLEIATHLHACERDVNLRPFVYPMQHKFLKYWKDIPLLYLFAFILDPRAKLRGMQRVLHLLTEYTGTDYTTYYADLKTELHKMFEKYLRKFGATRSQRVAGPTPPTGKRKQAWGVIFGGSGLPGPSSGTACSSSHSTASELSSYLDSDCITAYEDGFDILLWWKDHKLTYPILAIMARDIMSVPVSTCSSESYFSLAGRILEERRQSLKPEHVEMLTLLKDWELGEKREQHEAADTKEIEDAFENLFLDEPEGEDDGSGG